A genomic region of Bosea sp. 124 contains the following coding sequences:
- a CDS encoding FAD-linked oxidase C-terminal domain-containing protein: MSYGDTATVVQDLRAHFGERISTAEAIRRHHGEDLSYLPTMLPDAVVFVESTAEVQRVVAACAKARVPIVPYGVGSSMEGQILAAAGGVSLDMSRMTRIVAVHESDFDVVVEPGVTRKSLNEHLRHTGLTFPVDPGADASIGGMASTRASGTNAVRYGTMRENVLALEVVLANGEILRTGSRARKSSMGYDLTKLFVGAEGTLGVLTEITLRLHPVPAAISAAVCPFDSLNGAVDTCIATIQSGVPIARIEFLDDIAIQASNSYSKMNLVVAPTLFLEFHGTEAGIREQAEIVEAIAAENGGRGFQWATQREERERLWKARHDSNPATRAMRPGAAMFVTDACVPISALADNMAAARADADASFLKFKINGHVGDGNFHVAYLVMPDAQDEIAEAKRLAENVVMRALESGGTASGEHGVGLGKLKYMRREHGYGVEVMRSLKQALDPHAIMNPGKLGMSAEAA; the protein is encoded by the coding sequence ATGAGCTATGGCGACACCGCGACCGTCGTCCAGGATCTCCGCGCGCATTTCGGCGAGCGGATCTCGACGGCGGAAGCGATCCGCCGGCATCATGGCGAGGATCTCTCCTATCTGCCGACGATGCTTCCGGATGCCGTCGTCTTCGTGGAATCGACCGCAGAGGTGCAGCGCGTCGTCGCTGCCTGCGCCAAGGCGCGGGTGCCGATCGTGCCCTACGGCGTCGGCAGCTCGATGGAAGGGCAAATCCTCGCCGCTGCCGGTGGCGTCAGCCTCGACATGTCGCGGATGACCCGGATCGTCGCCGTGCACGAGAGCGATTTCGACGTGGTGGTCGAGCCCGGCGTGACGCGCAAGAGCCTCAACGAACATCTGCGGCATACCGGCCTGACCTTCCCGGTCGACCCCGGCGCCGACGCCTCGATCGGCGGCATGGCATCGACGCGCGCCAGCGGAACCAATGCGGTGCGCTACGGGACGATGCGCGAGAACGTGCTGGCGCTGGAAGTGGTGCTCGCCAATGGCGAGATCCTGCGCACCGGCAGCCGCGCGCGCAAATCCTCGATGGGCTACGACCTCACCAAGCTCTTCGTCGGCGCCGAGGGTACGCTGGGCGTGCTGACCGAAATCACCCTCCGGCTCCACCCGGTGCCGGCGGCCATTTCCGCAGCGGTCTGCCCGTTCGACAGCCTCAACGGCGCCGTCGATACCTGCATCGCCACGATCCAGAGTGGCGTGCCGATCGCCCGGATCGAATTCCTCGACGACATCGCGATCCAGGCCTCGAACAGCTATTCGAAGATGAACCTCGTCGTCGCGCCGACCCTGTTCCTGGAGTTCCACGGCACGGAAGCCGGCATCCGCGAGCAGGCCGAGATCGTCGAGGCCATCGCGGCGGAAAACGGCGGGCGCGGCTTCCAGTGGGCGACGCAGCGCGAGGAGCGCGAGCGCCTGTGGAAGGCGCGCCACGACTCGAACCCGGCGACGCGCGCGATGCGTCCAGGCGCAGCCATGTTCGTGACCGATGCCTGCGTCCCGATCTCGGCGCTGGCGGACAATATGGCCGCGGCGCGCGCCGATGCCGACGCCTCGTTCCTGAAATTCAAGATCAACGGCCATGTCGGGGACGGGAACTTCCACGTCGCCTATCTCGTGATGCCCGATGCGCAGGACGAGATTGCCGAAGCGAAACGCCTGGCCGAGAATGTCGTGATGCGGGCTCTGGAATCGGGTGGAACCGCGAGCGGGGAACATGGCGTCGGGCTGGGCAAACTCAAATACATGCGCCGCGAACATGGCTATGGTGTCGAGGTCATGCGCAGCTTGAAACAGGCGCTCGACCCCCACGCCATTATGAACCCGGGCAAACTCGGCATGAGCGCCGAGGCTGCCTGA
- a CDS encoding carboxymuconolactone decarboxylase family protein: MSRLKPIEYADASAAVRAVYDDIKTSRNLKDVNNFWKYLAHDPATLRRTWESVKEVMAPGALDPLVKEMIYVAVSTTNSCAYCIASHTAAARNAGMTDAMFGEVMAVVGMANETNRLVNGYRVPIDASLE, from the coding sequence ATGAGCCGACTGAAGCCGATCGAATACGCCGATGCCTCGGCGGCCGTCCGCGCGGTCTATGACGACATCAAGACCTCGCGGAACCTCAAGGACGTGAACAATTTCTGGAAATACCTGGCGCATGATCCGGCCACGTTGCGCCGGACCTGGGAGAGCGTGAAGGAGGTGATGGCTCCGGGCGCGCTCGACCCGCTGGTCAAGGAAATGATCTATGTCGCGGTCAGCACGACCAATAGCTGCGCCTATTGCATCGCCAGCCATACCGCCGCCGCCCGCAACGCCGGAATGACGGACGCGATGTTCGGCGAGGTCATGGCGGTGGTCGGCATGGCCAACGAGACCAATCGCCTCGTCAACGGCTACCGTGTGCCGATCGACGCGTCACTCGAGTGA
- a CDS encoding quinone oxidoreductase, with the protein MSGAIILRQHGGPEVLEWVALDPGRPGEGQVLLRHTAIGLNFIDIYVRTGLYKMGTMPCSPGMEAAGVVEAVGPGVTGLGVGDRVAYVTGAPGAYVERRVMSAAALVKLPDDISEDQAAALMLKGMTAEMLLFRMTQAKAGDAVLIHAVAGGVGLLLAAWAKSLGCQVIGAASSDEKAAKARAAGADHVIVTSREDVATRVQELTGGRGCRCVYDGVGKDTFETSLAAVAEFGHVVSYGNASGPVPPFAIAGLAPKCATLSRPSIFPFIKDRARLDAMSGNLFQAMRQGVIKAEIDQVFALKDAAAAQSALESRQTTGQTILRP; encoded by the coding sequence ATGAGCGGGGCCATCATCCTGCGGCAGCACGGCGGACCGGAGGTGCTCGAATGGGTCGCACTCGACCCCGGCCGGCCCGGCGAAGGCCAGGTTCTGCTTCGCCATACCGCGATCGGTCTGAACTTCATCGACATCTATGTGCGCACGGGTCTCTACAAGATGGGCACGATGCCCTGCTCGCCGGGCATGGAAGCGGCCGGTGTGGTCGAGGCAGTCGGGCCGGGCGTCACCGGCCTGGGCGTCGGCGACAGGGTGGCCTATGTCACCGGAGCGCCGGGCGCCTATGTCGAGCGCCGGGTGATGAGCGCGGCCGCGCTGGTGAAATTACCCGACGACATCTCGGAGGACCAGGCTGCCGCTCTGATGCTCAAGGGCATGACGGCCGAGATGCTCCTGTTCCGGATGACGCAGGCCAAAGCGGGCGATGCCGTTCTGATCCACGCTGTCGCCGGCGGGGTCGGTCTTCTGCTCGCCGCCTGGGCGAAGTCGCTCGGCTGCCAGGTGATAGGCGCAGCGTCGAGCGACGAGAAGGCGGCCAAGGCACGTGCCGCCGGCGCCGACCATGTCATCGTCACCAGCCGGGAAGATGTCGCGACCCGCGTGCAGGAGCTGACTGGCGGCCGCGGCTGCCGCTGTGTCTATGACGGCGTCGGCAAGGACACGTTCGAGACCTCGCTCGCAGCAGTCGCGGAATTCGGCCATGTCGTCAGCTACGGCAATGCATCGGGGCCGGTCCCGCCATTCGCCATCGCCGGACTTGCGCCGAAATGCGCGACGCTGTCACGGCCCTCGATCTTTCCCTTCATCAAGGACCGGGCGCGGCTCGACGCTATGTCCGGCAATCTTTTCCAGGCGATGCGGCAAGGCGTGATCAAGGCGGAGATCGACCAGGTCTTCGCCCTGAAGGACGCCGCCGCCGCCCAGTCGGCACTCGAAAGCCGGCAGACCACCGGTCAGACGATCCTGCGACCCTGA
- a CDS encoding DUF1932 domain-containing protein yields MVSAAGSGYRLGFVGFGEAAFSIASGLREAGLDGMAAFDVAADREPFRTRIHQRANEAGVTLLDGPEGLARAETVFVLVQPSAAMAVARSCAAHVGPEALYVDLTSLGPTDKAAVGAHVTAAGRRFVDAAILGSAPASRHRVPIVAAGPQAEEFARRFAPYGMDISPVGERFGAAAGIKIVRSVLAKGLEALYVEALIAARRMGVETEVLQSFCAFLDARPALDTAAMLVRSHVPHAGRRADEMRMSRAAVIEAGLDPLMTDAIVRLMERTAATGVVESSGGNQPPTLDAALDILDAALVSATKPSVS; encoded by the coding sequence ATGGTGAGCGCGGCAGGCTCCGGTTACCGGCTCGGCTTCGTCGGCTTCGGCGAGGCGGCCTTCTCGATCGCGAGCGGGCTGCGCGAGGCGGGCCTCGACGGCATGGCGGCCTTCGATGTGGCAGCAGACCGCGAGCCTTTCCGGACGCGCATACACCAGCGCGCGAACGAGGCCGGGGTCACGCTTCTCGATGGACCCGAGGGCCTCGCCAGGGCCGAGACGGTGTTCGTGCTAGTGCAGCCCTCGGCTGCGATGGCGGTGGCGCGAAGCTGCGCAGCCCATGTCGGGCCGGAAGCGCTCTATGTCGATCTGACCTCGCTTGGGCCGACCGACAAAGCGGCCGTCGGCGCGCATGTGACCGCTGCCGGCCGCCGCTTCGTCGATGCCGCCATCCTCGGCTCGGCACCGGCCTCGCGCCACCGCGTGCCGATCGTCGCGGCCGGGCCGCAGGCGGAGGAATTCGCCCGCCGCTTTGCTCCCTACGGCATGGATATCTCGCCGGTCGGCGAGCGCTTCGGCGCTGCCGCCGGGATCAAGATCGTCCGCAGCGTGCTCGCGAAGGGGCTCGAGGCTCTCTATGTCGAAGCGCTGATCGCCGCCCGGCGCATGGGTGTCGAAACCGAAGTCCTGCAGAGCTTCTGCGCCTTTCTCGATGCCCGTCCCGCGCTCGACACCGCCGCGATGCTGGTTCGCTCGCATGTCCCCCATGCCGGCCGCCGTGCCGACGAGATGCGCATGTCGCGCGCTGCCGTCATCGAGGCGGGGCTCGACCCGCTGATGACCGACGCCATCGTCCGGCTGATGGAGCGGACGGCCGCTACCGGTGTCGTCGAGAGCAGCGGCGGGAACCAGCCGCCGACCCTCGACGCCGCGCTCGACATTCTCGACGCGGCCCTCGTTTCCGCGACCAAGCCTTCCGTTTCCTGA
- a CDS encoding 4-carboxy-4-hydroxy-2-oxoadipate aldolase/oxaloacetate decarboxylase yields MTNLSYLEDYASVASATAHEAMERRGALDSAIKPVRRGMRVLGPAFTCVCPPGDNLTLHAALKMAKAGDVIVCASAGFTEQGLFGDVMASCAKGKQIAGLVVDGGVRDGATIAEIGFPVFARALSIKGSVKETLGALNKPIVAGGMLVEPGDLVIGDDDGVVIVPQAEIAAIAVASKTREEKEARFRRELLQGKTTWDMLNLSELLRKKGIQLDI; encoded by the coding sequence ATGACAAATCTCAGCTATCTTGAAGATTACGCCTCCGTGGCTTCCGCCACCGCCCATGAGGCCATGGAGCGCCGCGGTGCGCTCGATTCCGCCATCAAGCCCGTCCGGCGCGGCATGAGGGTGCTGGGACCGGCCTTCACCTGCGTCTGCCCGCCGGGCGACAACCTGACCTTGCACGCCGCGCTGAAGATGGCGAAGGCGGGCGACGTCATCGTCTGCGCCTCGGCAGGCTTCACCGAGCAGGGCCTGTTCGGCGACGTGATGGCGAGCTGCGCCAAGGGCAAGCAGATCGCCGGCCTGGTGGTGGACGGCGGCGTGCGCGACGGCGCGACCATCGCCGAGATCGGCTTTCCGGTCTTCGCGCGCGCGCTCTCGATCAAGGGCTCGGTCAAGGAAACGCTGGGCGCGCTGAACAAGCCGATCGTTGCCGGCGGGATGCTCGTGGAACCGGGCGATCTCGTCATCGGCGACGACGACGGCGTCGTGATCGTGCCGCAGGCGGAGATCGCGGCCATCGCCGTGGCATCCAAGACGCGCGAGGAGAAGGAGGCCCGTTTCCGCCGCGAACTGCTGCAGGGCAAGACCACCTGGGACATGCTCAACCTGAGCGAGCTGCTCCGCAAGAAGGGCATCCAGCTCGACATCTGA
- a CDS encoding 4-carboxy-4-hydroxy-2-oxoadipate aldolase/oxaloacetate decarboxylase yields MSTSAPLPRRVSQETCQALLAYGSATVFEAQGRRGAFASGIKPVDDAMTIAGTAFTCECPPNDNLTLHAALKMAQPGDVLVCDAHGCTEQGMFGDVMGSCAVGAKLAGLVTDGGVRDSATICEVGFPVFAGGICIKGTIKETLGTLSQPIVLGGVLVRPGDVIIGDGDGLVVVPFETVDAVLVACKARADKEAAMKQRFASGETPWDVYALGDLVTRKGLSSPV; encoded by the coding sequence ATGTCCACATCCGCTCCCCTCCCTCGCCGCGTCTCCCAGGAGACCTGCCAGGCGTTGCTCGCCTATGGCTCCGCCACCGTTTTCGAGGCTCAGGGGCGCCGCGGCGCCTTCGCCTCGGGGATCAAGCCGGTCGACGACGCCATGACGATCGCCGGAACCGCCTTCACCTGCGAGTGCCCGCCGAACGACAACCTCACCCTGCACGCCGCCCTCAAGATGGCGCAGCCTGGCGACGTGCTCGTCTGCGATGCGCATGGCTGCACCGAGCAAGGCATGTTCGGCGACGTGATGGGGAGTTGCGCCGTGGGCGCCAAGCTCGCCGGCCTCGTCACCGACGGCGGCGTGCGCGACTCGGCCACGATCTGCGAGGTCGGCTTTCCGGTCTTCGCCGGCGGCATCTGCATCAAGGGCACGATCAAGGAGACGCTCGGCACGCTCAGCCAGCCGATCGTGCTTGGCGGCGTGCTGGTCCGGCCGGGCGACGTGATCATCGGCGATGGCGACGGACTGGTGGTGGTGCCGTTCGAGACGGTCGATGCCGTGCTCGTGGCCTGCAAGGCGCGGGCCGACAAGGAAGCCGCGATGAAGCAGCGCTTCGCCTCGGGCGAGACGCCCTGGGATGTCTACGCCCTTGGTGACCTGGTGACGCGCAAGGGGCTCTCCTCCCCGGTCTGA
- a CDS encoding mandelate racemase/muconate lactonizing enzyme family protein produces the protein MKIARIETFFFHPGSGKNLLFCRIETDDGLYGWGESYVGVKKEKVVDDYIRAMAPYLIGRSPHNIRHAAQVMFDDFAIRRSSVDFFCAWSAIELAMWDIVGKKAGLPLYNLLGGASREKVRVYANGWWYGVTNIETTVERALQVKEMGYTALKWDPFPGPWRTFITREEEDYAVANVKAMREALGPDMDLLIDAHRRVAPHHSIRVAKRLEEYGIFCYEEPCLSDNLDLVAEVRRSISTPVVTGETLYTKEDFARVFEKRAADILNPDICAVGGLQQMLDIAAMAQPHAIAISPHNYNSTIVGLAATVHLSAIIPNFLIAECFINLTEACDEIGSPGLTVKDGWVDLPTAPGLGVDIDVERLRKRPYKDFPHKDMRQYWEEFPRKNYVWGTANVTR, from the coding sequence ATGAAGATCGCGCGTATCGAAACCTTCTTCTTCCATCCAGGCAGCGGCAAGAACCTGCTGTTCTGCCGCATCGAGACCGATGACGGGCTCTATGGCTGGGGCGAATCCTATGTCGGCGTCAAGAAGGAGAAGGTCGTCGACGACTATATCCGTGCCATGGCGCCCTACTTGATCGGGCGCAGCCCGCATAATATCCGCCATGCCGCGCAGGTGATGTTCGACGACTTCGCCATCCGGCGTTCCTCGGTCGACTTCTTCTGCGCCTGGAGCGCGATCGAACTGGCGATGTGGGACATCGTCGGCAAGAAGGCCGGGCTGCCTCTCTACAACCTGCTCGGCGGCGCCTCGCGCGAAAAGGTCCGCGTCTACGCCAATGGCTGGTGGTACGGCGTGACCAATATCGAAACGACGGTGGAGCGGGCGCTCCAGGTCAAGGAGATGGGCTACACCGCGCTGAAATGGGACCCGTTCCCCGGGCCGTGGCGCACCTTCATCACCCGCGAGGAAGAAGATTACGCGGTCGCCAACGTCAAGGCGATGCGCGAGGCGCTCGGCCCCGACATGGACCTGCTGATCGACGCCCATCGCCGCGTCGCTCCGCATCACTCCATCCGGGTCGCAAAGCGGCTCGAGGAGTACGGCATCTTCTGCTATGAGGAGCCCTGCCTCTCCGACAATCTCGACCTCGTCGCGGAAGTCCGCCGCTCGATTTCAACACCCGTCGTCACCGGCGAAACCCTCTACACCAAGGAGGATTTCGCACGGGTCTTCGAGAAGCGCGCGGCCGATATCCTCAATCCGGACATTTGCGCCGTCGGCGGCCTCCAGCAGATGCTCGACATCGCGGCGATGGCGCAGCCGCATGCGATCGCAATCAGCCCGCACAACTACAACAGCACCATCGTCGGGCTGGCTGCGACGGTGCATCTCTCGGCGATCATCCCGAACTTTCTCATCGCCGAGTGCTTCATCAACCTGACCGAGGCCTGCGACGAGATCGGCTCGCCCGGCCTGACCGTGAAGGACGGCTGGGTCGACCTGCCGACAGCCCCCGGGCTGGGGGTCGACATCGATGTCGAGCGCCTGCGCAAGCGACCCTACAAGGATTTCCCGCACAAGGACATGCGCCAGTACTGGGAAGAATTCCCGCGCAAGAACTACGTCTGGGGCACCGCCAACGTCACCCGATGA